The Malaclemys terrapin pileata isolate rMalTer1 chromosome 5, rMalTer1.hap1, whole genome shotgun sequence genomic interval GCTGCTGCAGGTCCGAGGGCCAGAGAAGCAAAATGAGTGTGAAGCTCCGCAGCGGCGGCAGCCCCCTTGCCCTGGGAGCCCCGGTGGAGCTGGAGTGTGTGATCTCAGGCCCTGGGCTGTCCGACAGCGGCGTCTCCTGGATGCGCCAGCACAGGGACTCTGCCCCCCAGTTCATCTTGTTCATTTCCTCCCTCGGCCGGGTGGCATCAACAGAAAATGGAAAACCACCCGCACGCTTTGACGCAAAAAGAGAATCCAAAAACTACACACTGACCGTGAAGTCCTTCCAGGAGCAGGACCAGGGCAATTATTACTGCATCGTCAAACACAGCCAGAGGCTGCACTTCAGCTCCGGGATCCCACTCCACCTGCCAGGTCAGCACCAACCTCACCCCATTTC includes:
- the LOC128838288 gene encoding T-cell surface glycoprotein CD8 alpha chain-like; its protein translation is MARFISLLFFLSLNLCCCRSEGQRSKMSVKLRSGGSPLALGAPVELECVISGPGLSDSGVSWMRQHRDSAPQFILFISSLGRVASTENGKPPARFDAKRESKNYTLTVKSFQEQDQGNYYCIVKHSQRLHFSSGIPLHLPAKAPKKGLGLSCDFYIWVPLTCACLLLLIALLATITVCQKTRRRMCKCKRPMNGSNGKPSMSNRYV